AGAGTCTTGCCGTCGTTACTCTGGATTTTCACGTACAAGGTCACGGCCCAGTTCATCGCGCTCTGGATCCGCAGGCTCATGACGCCCGACTGCGACCAGTCCCAGGCACCGGTCTGCGGTGTCAGGCGCAAGGTCGGCTGGGCAGCCGGGTTGAAGGTCACGCGACGCAACACTTCACCTTCGGCCGTTTGCTCCGCATTGGATTGCGGCAGGCTGGCGTCCTGGGTCGCCACCTGAACCACGTCGGCGGGACGCACAAAGTTGAACAGCGTCTGCTGGCCGGCGGGGGCCGCCAGCAAAGGGGCTGCGAACATCAAGGCAAAAACGGCGGGCAACGAACGGCGAATCATAAGAACGTGGTTCTCCCTAACGACCATCAATGGGCCAGTGGAAAGGCAGTGGCAGTGAGGTAGACAACGCGGTGGGCAAATTTGCCCACCGGCGCATCAGGAAATTTCACGACGAAATGGCGGCAACGCATTGAGAATAGCTTTGCCGTAGCGCTGTGTGACCAAACGACGGTCAAGCAAGGTGATGGTGCCGCGGTCTTCTTCGGTTCGCAGCAGGCGACCGCAGGCCTGGACCAGTTTCAACGAGGCGTCCGGCACGGAGATTTCCATGAACGGATTGCCGCCACGGGCTTCGATCCACTCAGCCAGCGCGGCTTCGACCGGATCGTCGGGCACCGAGAACGGGATCTTGGCGATCACCACGTGCTCGCAGTAGGCACCGGGCAAATCCACGCCTTCGGCAAAGCTCGCCAGGCCGAACAGCACGCTGGAATCCCCGCCATCGACCCGCGCCTTGTGCTTGTTCAGGGTTTCCTGCTTCGACAGGTTGCCTTGAATGAACACTTGCTTGCGCCAGTCGCGATCCAGCCCGTCGAACACGTCCTGCATCTGTTTGCGCGAGGAGAACAGCACCAGGGTGCCACGGGAGCCCTCGACCAGTTCCGGCAAGTCGCGAATGATCGCCGCCGTATGGGCCGGTGCATCGCGCGGGTCGGCTTTCAGGTCCGGCACCCGTAATACGCCGGCGTCGGCATGATGGAACGGGCTCGGGACCACGGCGGTCACGGCGGTTTTCGGCAGGCCGGCGCGCATGCGGAAACGGTCGAAGGTGCCGAGAGCGGTCAGGGTCGCCGAGGTCACCAGCGCCCCGTAAGCCACGTTCCACAAGTTGCGCCGGAGCATTTCCGCCGCGAGGATCGGGCTGGCATTGACCTCGATGTCGAACAGCGAACCGCTTTCGGCCAGCGTCAGCCAACGGGCCATGGGCGGGTTATCTTCCGGGTCTTCGACGGTGAAGGCGGTCCACAACTCCCAGTTTCCCGAAGAGCGCGACAACAGGCTGCCGAACAGCGGATACCACTCTTCGGCCTGGTTGCTGGCGATGCCAATGTTGACCTCGCCGTCCATGCCTTCCTTGAGCAGTTCGGTAAGCCGGGTGAACAGGTCGGTCAGTCGGGCAAAGCCCTTCTTCAACTCGATGCCCATCTCACGCATATGTTCGGGAATCACCCCGCCGACGAAACGGTGACGCGGCCGCTCGCGACCTTCGACGTCTTCGCCGGGCTTGAAGTCGGCGACTTGCTCACAGGCACTGAACATGAACTGCTGCTGGGTCTTGATCTCCCGGGCCAGTTCCGGCACCTGTTCGATCAACTTGCCCAGATCCCCCGGCAGCGGGTGTTGGGCGAGCAATTTGGTGAGGTTCTTGGCGGTGGTCTCCAGCCAGTCGGCGGTGGAGCGCAAGCGTGTGTAATGGGCGAAGTGGCCGATGGCCTTGTCCGGCAGGTGATGACCTTCGTCGAACACGTAGATTGTGTCGCGCGGGTCCGGCAGAACCGCGCCGCCGCCCAGGGCCAGGTCGGCCAGGACCATGTCGTGGTTGGTGACGATCACGTCGACCTTGCCCATGCCTTCGCGGGCCTTGTAGAAGGCGCACTGGCCGAAGTTGGGGCAATGGCGGTTGGTGCACTGGCTGTGATCGGTGGTCAGGCGCGCCCAGTCGGCGTCTTCGAGCGCGGTGGACCAACTGTCGCGGTCGCCGTCCCACTTATTGCCGGCAAGTTTCTCGATCATGCTGGTGAACAGCTTCTGACTGGCCTCATCGACCTCGATCTTGAAGCCTTCTTCTTCGAACAGCTGTGCGGTAGCGGTTTGCGCGTGACCTTCCTGGAGCAACATGTCGAGCTTGGACAGGCACATGTAGCGCCCCCGCCCCTTGGCCAGGGCGAAGCTGAAATTCAGCCCGCTATTGCGCATCAGGTCGGGCAAATCCTTGTAGACGATCTGTTCTTGCAGGGCCACGGTGGCCGTGGCGATCACCAGACGCTTGCCAGCGGCCTTGGCGGCGGGGATCGCTGCCAGGCTGTAGGCCACGGTTTTGCCGGTACCGGTGCCGGCTTCCACCGCGACAATCGCGGGGTCGCCACTGCGCCGGCCTTCGTCGTCGGTGTCGATGTCACCGAGGACTTTGGCGATTTCGGCGATCATCAGGCGTTGGCCGTAGCGTGGCTTGAGGCTCTTGGCTTCGAGAAAACGCGAGTAGGCGCCCTGGATCGTGGTTTTGAGTTCAGTGCTGATCATTGATTGTCGGGCGCAAAAAACGCTGGATAAATTTTCAGTGGTTCGGATCGGCCGCTATCATACCCCGCTAATTAATCCCGCGCAGAACGGAGTACCCCAATGACACCTTTTGGCATCGTTTATACCCTGCATGTCCTGGCCGCCCTGGTCTGGGTCGGCGGCATGTTTTTCGCCTGGATGGTCCTTCGCCCCGCTGCGATGAAGGCGCTGGAAGGCCCTGCCCGGTTGAAGCTGTGGGTGGAAGTGTTTCAAGGTTTTTTCCGCTGGGTCTGGGTCGCGGTGGTGCTTTTGCCGATCAGCGGTGTGGGCATGATTCATTTGCAGTTCACCGGGTTTGAAGCGGCACCGCGGTATGTGCAGGCGATGATGGGATTGTATGTGGTGATGACCGCGTTGTTTATCCGGATTCAGGCGTTGCTGCTGCCGGAACTGCGCACGGCGGTAGCGGCTGAGGATTGGCCGACGGGCGCGGCGACGCTGGGCAAGATTCGCCGGTTGGTGGGGATTAACCTGATGGTCGGGTTGGTGCTGGTGGCGATTGCTGCGGCTCGGCCGATGTTCTGAGCAATGCATAGTCTCTGTGGCGAGGGAGCTTGCTCCCGCTCGGCTGCGTAGCAGTCGTAATCGATCACTGCGCACGTTCTGAAAAAACAGGGTCGCCGGCTTTGGGGCCGCTTCGCGACCCAGCGGGAGCAAGCTCCCTCGCCACAGGGGTTCTCGGTCGTTCTTACAACCGCTGAATGCTCACCGAGCCTGCCGCCCCGGCAGGCCCAGGCTGGCCATCGGCACCGGGGCGACCGCTCTTGCCGCCATCGGCTTTATAGACAATACAGCCCTTGGCCTTGCCGCCCGCCCCCGGTTTGCCACCCGGTCCGGCCGCGCCACCGACTCCGCCCGCCACCTCGACCTTGATCTGCTCCGCCGGATAGTCACGCGGCACTTCCAGTCGAACCAGCGCCCCCGGCGCACCGGGTTGGCCGTCGCTGCCGTCACTGCCATCGAAGCCGCGACCGGCCTGGCCCCAGGTGCAACCCGGTGCTTGGCCGTTGGCCCCGTCAAGACCGACAAAACCCGGGGCGCCCGCGCCACCGCGAGCGTCTACCGACAATTGCGGCGCCTTCAGCGCTTTGATCTGCAAATTCAGATTGCGCCCGGAGCGGGCAGCCTTGAGATAAGTCCCGGGGGCGCCCCGCGCGGTGATCTGGCTGCCTTCGGCCAACTCGGCCCGGCTGACCTTCAACGCCAGAGCCTGTTCGCTCGGCACAATGGCGATCCGCGCTTCGCGTCCCAGGTGCAGCTCGCCGACCGTCACTTCGGTCACGTTCGAGGGAATCAGCAAGGTGCCGTAATCGGCGACTTCCAGTCGTTCCAGTTGCAGGGAGCTGGCGGTGTTGGGCAAGCGCATCAGCGAGTTGGTTTCAACACTCACCACCTGAGCGCAGGCCAATGGGCTGATAAGTGCGGCGAGCAGACAGAGTTTACGCATGGGAAGCCTTCGCAGTGGCCGGGGCCGGAATGGTTTGCAGGTGGAAAACGCCGAAAAAGACAATCTTCAGGCGATCACGCCAGGGGTGGGCTCGACCTTTGAGGCTGCGATTGCAGAACACCAGCTCCAGAAGATGAGCCAGCGCCAACAGGCTGCCAGCCAGATCGACCAACAGGTGCAGTGGACGAACAAACGGTATGAGCAGATTGACCAGCACCACCAACCAGAACAGCAGGGTCAACAACTTCCCCAGCCCCCAAAACACCTTCATACGCTCCCCCGTCGAGAATTATTATTTGCACGCACCATAACGGCTTACACGCGGGATAAGCCAGAGGGCAACGGAAAATTCTTCCGAAAGGCATCGAATGGCCGCCGGGTCAACCTTGACGGCCATCCGACGGCTCTATCACGGGCCTCTTGATCACGGAGCCTAGCGATTGATGTGCAACTCCACACGACGGTTTTTTGCCCGCCCTTCTTCCGTATCATTGTCAGCCACCGGCTGGGTTTCACCCCGTCCTTCGCTGGTGAGTTTGTTCGGCGCCAGCCCCCGGCTCAACAGGTAGGCCGCCACGATGCTGGCACGACGTTCCGACAGCTTCTGGTTATAGGCGTCCGAACCCTGACTGTCGGTATGGCCGACGACCTTGACGCTCACCACATCGGCACTCTGCAATTTGGGCATCAACGAATCCAGCTCGCTGCGTGCCTCGGGCGTCAGGTCGGATTTGTTGTACGCGAACAACACATTACTGCTCAGAGTGATGACTTCGGATACCGGAGGTTCAGCAGGTTTTACGCTGGCCGGATATTGCGGTAGCGGGCAACCGTGATGATCGACAGGTGTATTGGCAGGCGTATCGGGGCAACGATCGCGTCGATCGAAAACACCATCACCGTCCTCGTCGCCATCCTGGGCGTAACAGACCAAGCCACCGGTCAAGATACCGAGCGCCGCTCCACCTGCCGCCCAACCGCCACTTTCGATCGCGCCCAGACCGCCGCCAACCAGTCCGCCAATGACACTGCAGATCGGCCAGGTACGTTGATTCAAGGGGGCGGTGCCATCGCTGTGAGTCGCGCAGCCGGTCAGAAGACTGCCCAGCAGTAGAACCGGCAAGACGGTCCTTGTGAGAACGCTCATTGTGAATGCTCCTGTGTCACCGGCCCATACCGGTCACACAGGAGTAAAGACCCGCATCCGCGACTGCACAAGCCGCGGAATACAAGGGGGTTAGCGGTCGATTTTGATTTCCGTACGCCGGTTCAGCGCACGGCCTTCAGCGGTTTTGTTATCGGCCACCGGCTGGCTTTCACCGGCACCGGTCACAGACACGAAACTGCTGCGTGGCACGCCTTGGGAAATCAGGTACTCCACCACCGAATGGGCGCGTTTGTCCGACAGTTTCTGGTTGTATTTATCGCTGCCGACGCTGTCGGTATGACCGGTCACGGTCAACCGGGCGCTGGCGGGCTCCTGTTTCAGGCGCGTAGCAACGGTGTTGAGTACCTCTTTATCGGAAGGAGTGAGCTTGGACGAGTCGAACTGGAAGTGAACATCACGGATAACGATGACTTCTTCCTTGACCACCGCCTTCTCTTCGACCACCGGCGCAGGCGCGGGTGGAGGACAGCCGTCGGCATCGACTCGCACGCCTCTCGGTGTGTGAGGGCACTTGTCGCGGCTGTCCGGCACACCATCGCCGTCTTCGTCGCCATCGCCATGCACCCAGCAATAAGCCGCTGCCGTGCCGCCGACCAGCAGTGCGCCATACCCCGCCCATGAAGAGCTCTCTGTCGCACCGAGCCCTGCACCGACGACACCACCGACCGCCGCACAGGTCGGCCAGTCGGTTTTCTGCAAACCTGCGCAACCAGTCAACACACTGGTTAGCAGAACCAAAGGTAATGCTGTCCGAACTATGCTCATCTAGTTTTCTCCTGAGGGATCGGCTAATAACCGATTTCAAGGAGTAAAGACCGGACTTTTAATCTCCGCCAGCAATAGGCCATTGCTGTTTTGCCTTATGTTCACGGAAGATCGGCGCTTTTTGCTTAAACACGCTCGACAAGACACGTTAATCTTGGCGTTCTGATTGAGGATCTTCGATGACTGCAAGTATTTCTTCGCGCACGCCCCAGCAGGCGTTGGCCGCATTGCTTGATCGTTACGCCCCGACGCGTCTGTTGCTGATTGGCGCCAGTGAGTTCCCCGCGCTCGAGGCATTCAAACTCGCGCACCCGGACAGCATCGTGGCTTTTGCCGCACCCGGAGCATTGCCGGCCGAACTGGCGGCGCAGCGGTTTGATCTGGCGCTGGTGGTCGATTGCCTCGAACACTTATCCAAGCGCGACGGCCTGAATCTGCTCGGCGGGATACGCAACCTCAATGCCAGTCGCATTGCGGTGTTGGCCGACTTGCCCGCCAGCGGTTGGCAGGAGACGGATTTTTTCTCCCTGGCCCTGCAAGCCAGCGAACGCTTCCAGCGCGACGATCAAGTGTTGACGTTGTTTACCTACGATCTGCTTGACTACAAACAGGTACCCGACTGGCTCAACTCACGCTTCTGGGCCAATCCGGAAAACTTCGGGAAATACTGGTGGTAACGCAATGAGTACATCCATTTGCCCTTGCGGCAGCGGCACGCTGCTCGATGCCTGCTGCGGTCATTACCATGCCGGCCATCCGGCCCCCAGCGCCGAAGTCCTGATGCGTTCGCGCTACAGCGCCTATGTGCTGGGGCTGGTCGATTATCTGGTAGCGACCACCCTGCCCGCGCAACAGGCCGGCCTGGATCGCCAGTCGATCAGCGACTGGAGCGCTCAGAGCACCTGGCTGGGCCTGGAAGTGGAAGGCGCCGAGGTCTTCGGCGGCCAGCCGGAGCACGCCTTCGTCACCTTCACCGCTCGCTGGCACGACGGCAGCGGCGAACACAGCCACCGCGAACGTTCGTCATTCGTGCAGAACGCCGGCCGCTGGTACTTCATCGACCCTACGGTGCCGCTCAAGGCCGGGCGCAACGATGCGTGCCCGTGCGCCAGCGGGCAGAAGTTCAAGAAGTGCTGCGCGAGTTATTTCGGCGCTTGAGGTGCCCCCTGTAGCAGCTGCCGAAAGCTGCGTTCGCTGTAGCAGCTGTCGAGCCTTGGCGAGGCTGCGTTCGGCGGCGCAGCAGTCGTGAATCCGGCTGACGCGGTGTGCCTGATGCACCGCAAGTTCTGGTTTGACGACTGCTGCGCAGTCGAACGCAGCCTCGCAGGCTCGACAGCTGCTACAGCGAACGCAGGCTCGGCAGCTGCTACAAAGGGAGAAACACGACCATGATCACCGGACGATTCGCGCTCTATCTGTTCACTTTGCTGCTTCTGTTTTCAGGAGTCGGCGGCTGCGCCTCATGGTTCAGCAACGACTTGCCAGACCCGCAAGTGCATCTGGTCAAGGTCGAGGTGGTCCGGGCCAAGTTGCTGGAGCAGAAATTCCTGCTGCATTTTCGCGTCGACAACCCCAATGACGAAGACCTGACGGTGCGCGCCCTGGAATATCGCATTCATCTGGGGGACGTCCTGCTGACCGAAGGCGAGCACGAACATTGGTTCACCGTCGGCCCCAAGCACAGTGCCTACTTCAAGGTGCCGATCCGCACCAACCTGTGGCCCAGGGTTCGGGATGTGGTGAAACTGCTGAAAAAACCCGAGCAACCGATTCCCTATCGTCTGGAAGGCACACTTGAAACCGGTTTATTCATCGCACACTACGTGCACCTGGCGCGCAATGGCGTGATAATCGCCGCCGATTTAATTCCGGAGTGACCCCGAT
The Pseudomonas sp. GR 6-02 genome window above contains:
- a CDS encoding OmpA family protein, coding for MSVLTRTVLPVLLLGSLLTGCATHSDGTAPLNQRTWPICSVIGGLVGGGLGAIESGGWAAGGAALGILTGGLVCYAQDGDEDGDGVFDRRDRCPDTPANTPVDHHGCPLPQYPASVKPAEPPVSEVITLSSNVLFAYNKSDLTPEARSELDSLMPKLQSADVVSVKVVGHTDSQGSDAYNQKLSERRASIVAAYLLSRGLAPNKLTSEGRGETQPVADNDTEEGRAKNRRVELHINR
- a CDS encoding OmpA family protein — protein: MSIVRTALPLVLLTSVLTGCAGLQKTDWPTCAAVGGVVGAGLGATESSSWAGYGALLVGGTAAAYCWVHGDGDEDGDGVPDSRDKCPHTPRGVRVDADGCPPPAPAPVVEEKAVVKEEVIVIRDVHFQFDSSKLTPSDKEVLNTVATRLKQEPASARLTVTGHTDSVGSDKYNQKLSDKRAHSVVEYLISQGVPRSSFVSVTGAGESQPVADNKTAEGRALNRRTEIKIDR
- the dinG gene encoding ATP-dependent DNA helicase DinG, with amino-acid sequence MISTELKTTIQGAYSRFLEAKSLKPRYGQRLMIAEIAKVLGDIDTDDEGRRSGDPAIVAVEAGTGTGKTVAYSLAAIPAAKAAGKRLVIATATVALQEQIVYKDLPDLMRNSGLNFSFALAKGRGRYMCLSKLDMLLQEGHAQTATAQLFEEEGFKIEVDEASQKLFTSMIEKLAGNKWDGDRDSWSTALEDADWARLTTDHSQCTNRHCPNFGQCAFYKAREGMGKVDVIVTNHDMVLADLALGGGAVLPDPRDTIYVFDEGHHLPDKAIGHFAHYTRLRSTADWLETTAKNLTKLLAQHPLPGDLGKLIEQVPELAREIKTQQQFMFSACEQVADFKPGEDVEGRERPRHRFVGGVIPEHMREMGIELKKGFARLTDLFTRLTELLKEGMDGEVNIGIASNQAEEWYPLFGSLLSRSSGNWELWTAFTVEDPEDNPPMARWLTLAESGSLFDIEVNASPILAAEMLRRNLWNVAYGALVTSATLTALGTFDRFRMRAGLPKTAVTAVVPSPFHHADAGVLRVPDLKADPRDAPAHTAAIIRDLPELVEGSRGTLVLFSSRKQMQDVFDGLDRDWRKQVFIQGNLSKQETLNKHKARVDGGDSSVLFGLASFAEGVDLPGAYCEHVVIAKIPFSVPDDPVEAALAEWIEARGGNPFMEISVPDASLKLVQACGRLLRTEEDRGTITLLDRRLVTQRYGKAILNALPPFRREIS
- a CDS encoding LEA type 2 family protein, with product MITGRFALYLFTLLLLFSGVGGCASWFSNDLPDPQVHLVKVEVVRAKLLEQKFLLHFRVDNPNDEDLTVRALEYRIHLGDVLLTEGEHEHWFTVGPKHSAYFKVPIRTNLWPRVRDVVKLLKKPEQPIPYRLEGTLETGLFIAHYVHLARNGVIIAADLIPE
- a CDS encoding YchJ family protein, encoding MSTSICPCGSGTLLDACCGHYHAGHPAPSAEVLMRSRYSAYVLGLVDYLVATTLPAQQAGLDRQSISDWSAQSTWLGLEVEGAEVFGGQPEHAFVTFTARWHDGSGEHSHRERSSFVQNAGRWYFIDPTVPLKAGRNDACPCASGQKFKKCCASYFGA
- a CDS encoding CopD family protein, translating into MTPFGIVYTLHVLAALVWVGGMFFAWMVLRPAAMKALEGPARLKLWVEVFQGFFRWVWVAVVLLPISGVGMIHLQFTGFEAAPRYVQAMMGLYVVMTALFIRIQALLLPELRTAVAAEDWPTGAATLGKIRRLVGINLMVGLVLVAIAAARPMF
- a CDS encoding collagen-like triple helix repeat-containing protein — encoded protein: MRKLCLLAALISPLACAQVVSVETNSLMRLPNTASSLQLERLEVADYGTLLIPSNVTEVTVGELHLGREARIAIVPSEQALALKVSRAELAEGSQITARGAPGTYLKAARSGRNLNLQIKALKAPQLSVDARGGAGAPGFVGLDGANGQAPGCTWGQAGRGFDGSDGSDGQPGAPGALVRLEVPRDYPAEQIKVEVAGGVGGAAGPGGKPGAGGKAKGCIVYKADGGKSGRPGADGQPGPAGAAGSVSIQRL
- a CDS encoding DUF1145 domain-containing protein; its protein translation is MKVFWGLGKLLTLLFWLVVLVNLLIPFVRPLHLLVDLAGSLLALAHLLELVFCNRSLKGRAHPWRDRLKIVFFGVFHLQTIPAPATAKASHA
- a CDS encoding DUF6231 family protein, with the protein product MTASISSRTPQQALAALLDRYAPTRLLLIGASEFPALEAFKLAHPDSIVAFAAPGALPAELAAQRFDLALVVDCLEHLSKRDGLNLLGGIRNLNASRIAVLADLPASGWQETDFFSLALQASERFQRDDQVLTLFTYDLLDYKQVPDWLNSRFWANPENFGKYWW